One genomic window of Bremerella sp. JC817 includes the following:
- a CDS encoding BLUF domain-containing protein, producing MFALAYASYSTVDAGKLDLDGLAREAAVKNAALGITGYLCYDHGVFFQYLEGERQAVLELMDSIEKDPHHDVINKVMLGESDQRVFPDWSMQYLNRSDLRRVDLEHVLEHSLFHMDSKLYGRENIVALIRALAANIAARQAHLKAA from the coding sequence GTGTTCGCACTAGCGTATGCAAGTTACAGCACCGTCGATGCAGGAAAGCTCGACCTGGATGGATTAGCAAGGGAAGCTGCGGTTAAAAACGCCGCGCTCGGGATCACCGGGTATCTCTGCTACGACCATGGCGTCTTTTTTCAGTATCTGGAAGGGGAGCGACAGGCCGTTCTCGAACTGATGGATTCGATCGAAAAAGACCCCCACCACGATGTGATCAACAAGGTTATGCTGGGCGAATCTGACCAGCGGGTATTTCCCGATTGGAGCATGCAGTACCTGAACCGAAGCGACCTCCGGCGTGTCGATTTGGAGCATGTATTGGAACATTCGCTGTTTCATATGGACTCGAAGCTATACGGCCGAGAGAACATCGTGGCCCTGATTCGGGCCCTGGCAGCGAACATTGCGGCTCGCCAGGCACACCTGAAAGCGGCTTGA
- a CDS encoding DUF1559 domain-containing protein, with amino-acid sequence MKSHHVVRKGFTLVELLVVIAIIGVLIALLLPAVQQAREAARRMQCSNNLKQLGLTFHNFHDTFNSLPPAALRNEYASFFPLIMPYLEQKNVVDQLDLALPMTSGANNTFIKTDAAGVPGLLCPSRRSGSQISELGAATDYCITGNRESTNECDRLDADNATPALHYSALVLAKGGNVDSGGRLTGWKSQTNFASITDGLSNTSILGEKYVPISSLNRHANVGDGTMYYWHIDDWKTWMIIRNSKFPLLRSPNITSGEYRKSMGSFHPGISQFLMGDGSVRNVANNVNPEFTLLMADRRDGRVNNYDQ; translated from the coding sequence ATGAAGTCCCATCATGTAGTCCGTAAGGGCTTTACGTTGGTCGAGCTCTTGGTCGTGATCGCCATCATCGGCGTGTTAATCGCTCTTCTGTTGCCTGCCGTTCAGCAAGCCCGTGAAGCCGCTCGGCGTATGCAGTGCAGCAACAATCTCAAGCAACTCGGCCTCACCTTCCACAATTTTCACGACACGTTCAATTCGCTTCCGCCAGCGGCTCTGCGAAATGAATATGCCAGCTTCTTCCCGCTGATCATGCCTTACCTGGAACAGAAGAACGTCGTCGACCAGCTCGACCTGGCGTTGCCGATGACCTCCGGGGCCAACAACACCTTTATCAAAACTGATGCCGCTGGTGTTCCAGGCCTGCTGTGCCCCAGCCGTCGTAGTGGTTCGCAGATCTCGGAACTAGGTGCCGCGACCGACTACTGCATCACCGGCAACCGCGAAAGCACCAACGAATGCGACCGTTTGGACGCCGATAACGCGACCCCTGCCCTGCACTACAGTGCATTGGTTCTGGCCAAGGGTGGCAACGTCGATAGCGGCGGCCGTTTGACCGGCTGGAAGTCGCAAACCAACTTCGCCAGCATCACCGACGGATTGTCGAACACTTCGATCCTGGGCGAAAAGTACGTTCCTATCAGCTCGCTGAATCGCCACGCCAACGTGGGTGACGGCACGATGTACTACTGGCACATCGACGACTGGAAGACCTGGATGATCATCCGAAATTCCAAGTTCCCACTCCTTCGTAGCCCGAACATCACGTCGGGCGAATATCGCAAGAGCATGGGCAGCTTCCACCCTGGCATCAGCCAGTTCCTGATGGGTGACGGTAGCGTGCGAAACGTTGCCAACAACGTCAATCCAGAGTTCACCTTGCTCATGGCAGACCGCCGTGACGGCCGCGTGAACAACTACGACCAATAG
- a CDS encoding carboxypeptidase-like regulatory domain-containing protein yields the protein MRVLFLSIVSLCCAVTMLGLVGCSGSNGATEQVTGTVTFEDGTPIKGGTIVFASLDENSSSIGYIKEDGTYELGTFSETDGAPKGRYEVTVIGSSDYGQSSPIHQKFANQGQSPLKAEVQDGPNVIDFKVERAR from the coding sequence ATGCGAGTTTTGTTTTTGTCGATCGTCTCTTTGTGTTGTGCTGTGACGATGCTGGGCCTGGTTGGCTGTAGCGGCTCGAACGGTGCGACGGAACAAGTCACCGGTACGGTTACCTTTGAAGATGGCACGCCGATCAAGGGTGGGACGATCGTCTTCGCGTCGCTCGACGAGAACTCGAGCTCGATCGGCTACATCAAGGAAGACGGTACCTACGAGCTAGGCACGTTTTCGGAAACCGATGGTGCCCCGAAGGGACGTTACGAAGTGACCGTCATTGGCAGCAGCGACTACGGTCAAAGCTCGCCGATCCATCAGAAGTTCGCCAACCAGGGGCAGTCTCCCTTAAAGGCCGAAGTCCAAGATGGGCCCAACGTCATCGACTTCAAGGTCGAACGCGCCCGTTAG
- the lpxA gene encoding acyl-ACP--UDP-N-acetylglucosamine O-acyltransferase: MTQIHPSAIVHATAEIGHDVTIGPFCVIEENTKVGDGCQINSFASIKKGTTLGANNKVHEHAVIGGPPQHLRAGVELGEVIIGTGNVFREFVTVHRGLAPGKNTVIGDNNLLMVQAHVGHDTIIGSNTIITNNVMLGGHVVIEDRAYVSGAVAVHQFCRVGRNAMVGGQAHVVQDVAPFVTVDGCSSLVVGLNTIGLKRSGYSPEQLSELKRAYRIIFRSNLTNREALERVRREFPQSPALHFATFLADSERGFIQGRSRGRGMDVSRPQLRVLSDEKDNAADSNRRAG; this comes from the coding sequence GTGACTCAGATCCACCCTTCCGCAATCGTTCATGCTACCGCGGAAATCGGCCACGATGTCACGATCGGACCGTTCTGCGTCATTGAAGAAAACACGAAAGTCGGGGATGGATGCCAGATTAACTCCTTTGCGTCGATCAAAAAGGGGACCACTCTGGGGGCCAACAACAAGGTCCATGAACACGCCGTCATCGGCGGACCTCCTCAGCATCTTCGCGCTGGGGTGGAGCTGGGGGAAGTCATTATTGGTACGGGCAATGTCTTCCGAGAGTTCGTTACCGTTCATCGCGGTTTGGCTCCTGGCAAGAATACCGTCATCGGCGACAACAACCTGCTGATGGTCCAGGCCCATGTCGGCCACGACACCATCATTGGTAGCAACACGATCATCACCAACAACGTCATGTTGGGTGGCCACGTCGTCATCGAAGACCGAGCCTACGTCAGTGGTGCCGTCGCTGTGCACCAGTTCTGCCGTGTCGGCCGAAACGCCATGGTTGGCGGTCAGGCCCACGTCGTTCAGGACGTCGCACCGTTCGTCACGGTCGATGGTTGCAGCAGTCTGGTCGTTGGTTTGAACACGATTGGTTTGAAGCGAAGCGGCTATTCGCCGGAACAGCTTTCGGAACTGAAGCGAGCTTACCGAATCATCTTCCGCTCGAACTTGACCAACCGCGAAGCCCTGGAGCGGGTTCGACGCGAGTTCCCTCAGAGCCCCGCGTTGCACTTCGCGACCTTCCTGGCCGATAGTGAACGTGGCTTCATTCAGGGACGCAGCCGCGGTCGTGGTATGGATGTCAGTCGTCCACAACTTCGCGTTCTGTCGGACGAGAAAGACAACGCAGCCGATTCCAATCGTCGCGCTGGTTAA
- a CDS encoding tetratricopeptide repeat protein, which translates to MSDTSTLYSEGEKLRDEGKYEEAIEKFKAVLAEKPEHVLSHMALAVTYGNLNQFAEACYHAETACQLEPGDPFNFTALSVTYQKAFEVTRDPVYIEKAEQAKHHSDASRGGM; encoded by the coding sequence ATGTCTGATACGTCTACCCTTTACAGCGAAGGCGAAAAGCTGCGAGACGAAGGGAAATACGAGGAAGCGATCGAGAAATTCAAAGCGGTCCTGGCCGAGAAACCAGAACACGTTCTCTCGCACATGGCCCTGGCCGTCACTTACGGCAACTTGAACCAGTTTGCCGAGGCTTGCTATCACGCCGAAACGGCCTGCCAGCTCGAGCCAGGTGATCCGTTCAACTTCACCGCTTTGAGCGTCACCTACCAAAAGGCTTTTGAGGTGACTCGCGATCCGGTGTACATCGAGAAAGCAGAGCAAGCCAAGCACCACTCGGACGCCTCCCGAGGCGGGATGTAG
- a CDS encoding ATPase domain-containing protein yields the protein MPAARQTTGIPKLDDHLGGGLIPGTLTLVIGATGIGKTQMGVHFAHAGQAVDGHKGVFFDMSTRGDSQSHVEYADRMFGWKPVAANSNQVPELDNFFETELTRGEMLHVFDYQGKRVSRRDMDWDELGHWQRQINEKLATTIGFLYGNFAHGCRRVVIDGLEPVDVPAESIQIELFEYVYHQVLRKDPMWVARDLFRQTFRKNSEMAEKHCYATEEIGCMMLQTSKEAMLDQLISRNLDEGDLISGANTVIYMGKILDGTKIRRAIYISKHRGSAATDEIIPYHIDDAGIQIDG from the coding sequence ATGCCTGCTGCCCGACAAACGACCGGTATTCCTAAACTCGACGACCATCTTGGGGGCGGGCTGATTCCTGGCACGTTGACTCTGGTTATCGGAGCAACCGGAATCGGCAAAACCCAAATGGGTGTTCATTTCGCTCATGCCGGTCAGGCTGTCGATGGTCACAAAGGGGTGTTCTTCGATATGAGCACCCGGGGCGATTCGCAAAGCCATGTCGAATACGCCGACCGGATGTTCGGGTGGAAACCGGTCGCGGCTAACTCGAACCAGGTGCCCGAGCTCGACAACTTCTTCGAGACCGAATTGACCCGCGGCGAAATGCTGCACGTCTTCGACTATCAGGGCAAACGGGTCTCGCGGCGCGATATGGACTGGGACGAACTCGGTCACTGGCAGCGTCAGATCAACGAGAAGCTCGCTACGACGATTGGCTTTCTGTATGGCAACTTCGCTCATGGTTGCCGCCGGGTGGTGATCGATGGCCTGGAACCAGTCGACGTGCCTGCCGAATCGATTCAGATCGAATTGTTCGAGTACGTCTACCACCAGGTGCTGCGAAAAGACCCGATGTGGGTGGCTCGCGACTTGTTCCGGCAGACGTTCCGTAAGAACAGCGAGATGGCCGAAAAGCATTGTTATGCAACGGAAGAAATCGGCTGCATGATGCTACAGACGTCCAAAGAAGCGATGCTCGATCAATTGATCTCGCGAAACCTGGACGAGGGAGACCTGATCAGCGGTGCGAATACCGTGATCTATATGGGAAAGATCCTCGACGGAACGAAGATCCGCCGAGCGATCTATATCAGCAAGCATCGTGGCAGCGCCGCGACCGACGAGATTATCCCGTACCACATCGACGACGCTGGCATTCAGATCGATGGCTAA
- a CDS encoding SMP-30/gluconolactonase/LRE family protein gives MRFSPLSLALALCAAIAAPVVADDVKKTIGEIERLDPAFDKLVAPDAKIEVLADGFEWSEGPVWAPEGYLLFSDIPNNRIVKYKPGKGTDVFMQPAGYTGMPKFEGQEPGTNGLAFSPEGNLTMCCHGDRNITQIVDGERKVLVSHYEGKRLNSPNDLIFHANGDLYFTDPPYGLPGGLNGKEAELDYCGVYRLAKDGKLTLLTKECPRPNGIALSPDGSTLYVADSQECFVKAFPIQEDGKLGESKKVYDAAEWKGKRPGSCDGLKVDTDGTLWITAPGGVVVVTADGKQLGRISTGERTANCAFGPDGTLYMTADMYLCRVKTTAKGTIGSE, from the coding sequence ATGCGTTTTTCCCCCCTCAGCCTCGCACTCGCTCTATGCGCGGCGATTGCCGCCCCAGTTGTTGCCGACGATGTGAAAAAGACGATTGGCGAGATCGAACGTCTCGATCCAGCATTCGACAAGTTGGTTGCCCCTGATGCCAAGATCGAAGTTCTGGCTGATGGATTCGAGTGGTCGGAAGGACCTGTCTGGGCTCCGGAAGGGTATTTGCTGTTCAGCGACATTCCCAACAATCGGATCGTTAAGTACAAGCCGGGCAAGGGAACCGACGTCTTCATGCAGCCTGCTGGATACACTGGCATGCCGAAGTTTGAAGGTCAGGAACCAGGCACCAACGGTCTGGCATTCTCGCCGGAAGGTAACCTGACGATGTGCTGCCACGGCGATCGCAACATTACGCAGATCGTCGATGGCGAACGCAAGGTGCTGGTTTCGCACTACGAAGGAAAGCGACTCAACAGCCCGAACGATCTGATCTTTCACGCCAATGGCGATCTTTACTTCACCGATCCTCCTTACGGCTTGCCCGGCGGGTTGAACGGCAAAGAAGCCGAGCTCGACTACTGCGGCGTCTATCGGTTGGCGAAGGATGGCAAGTTGACGCTGCTCACCAAGGAATGCCCACGCCCCAACGGCATCGCATTGTCGCCAGATGGCAGCACGCTGTACGTGGCCGACTCGCAGGAATGTTTCGTCAAAGCATTTCCGATCCAAGAGGACGGCAAGCTGGGCGAGTCCAAGAAGGTTTATGATGCCGCCGAGTGGAAGGGCAAGCGTCCTGGAAGCTGCGATGGTTTGAAGGTCGATACCGACGGCACGCTGTGGATCACGGCCCCAGGCGGCGTGGTTGTTGTCACTGCCGACGGGAAACAATTGGGACGAATTAGCACTGGCGAGCGAACCGCGAACTGTGCATTTGGTCCTGATGGTACGTTGTACATGACTGCAGATATGTACCTGTGCCGCGTAAAGACGACCGCCAAGGGAACGATCGGTTCCGAGTAG
- a CDS encoding multidrug effflux MFS transporter, giving the protein MQSSSPTETPPQLSPWLIAPVLGVLGALGPMSIDLYLPGMPQIVESLRIDEGTGQLSLMTFLGGLMLGQLFYGPTSDRLGRKPMIFVGLVLFTIASLGCAFVQTGEQLLLLRFIQGLGGAIGRVVGMAVVRDLYRGKTAAMLVAMMMLVLGLAPIVAPLIGSAILLVAPWQWLFVFLTFFGLACIVMVAVALPETRLEAQRTSSHPLVAIRNYGGLLLSRQYMPYVAALSLAQAGFYAYLTGSSFIFINLYGLSPTMYSVLFATNAVGLLIGAQIAPRLIGRFQAENIVRSGLVAYTMAAMLLVTLQLTGALNVVLLSVLLFMIIVSLAFVMPIAAVLALESQGKIAGTAAAMLGACQFGFGTVAALVIGLTANGTAMPMVMVIGLSSLAAISIAFLTFPGTEETCLQEEAA; this is encoded by the coding sequence ATGCAATCCTCGAGCCCGACCGAAACTCCTCCGCAGCTTTCACCTTGGCTGATCGCGCCTGTGCTGGGTGTGCTCGGGGCGTTGGGGCCGATGTCGATTGATCTTTATCTGCCTGGGATGCCGCAGATTGTCGAGTCGCTGCGGATTGATGAAGGAACCGGCCAGCTTAGCCTGATGACTTTCCTCGGCGGGCTGATGCTGGGGCAATTGTTTTATGGACCGACATCCGATCGATTGGGACGGAAGCCGATGATCTTTGTCGGTCTGGTTCTCTTCACGATCGCTTCGCTGGGATGTGCCTTCGTGCAAACCGGAGAGCAACTGCTCTTGCTGCGTTTCATCCAAGGCCTGGGCGGGGCAATTGGACGAGTCGTGGGAATGGCGGTGGTGCGTGATTTGTACCGTGGCAAAACGGCGGCGATGCTGGTGGCCATGATGATGCTGGTGCTGGGGCTGGCGCCGATCGTCGCACCTCTGATCGGCTCGGCTATTTTGCTGGTGGCACCTTGGCAATGGCTATTCGTTTTTCTTACCTTCTTCGGCCTGGCATGCATTGTGATGGTGGCGGTTGCCTTGCCGGAAACGCGATTGGAAGCCCAGCGTACGTCGAGCCATCCCTTGGTGGCGATTCGCAACTACGGCGGGCTGCTGCTCAGCCGACAATACATGCCGTACGTGGCGGCTCTTTCTCTGGCCCAGGCAGGCTTCTACGCATACCTCACCGGATCGTCGTTCATCTTCATCAACCTGTATGGACTGTCGCCGACGATGTATAGCGTGCTCTTTGCTACCAATGCGGTTGGGCTGCTCATCGGAGCTCAGATTGCTCCGCGGTTGATCGGGCGTTTCCAGGCAGAGAACATCGTCCGTTCCGGATTGGTTGCGTACACGATGGCCGCCATGTTGCTGGTCACCTTACAACTGACCGGTGCACTGAATGTCGTTCTGCTTTCGGTCTTGCTCTTCATGATCATCGTTTCGCTGGCGTTCGTGATGCCGATTGCTGCGGTGTTAGCATTGGAATCGCAAGGCAAGATCGCAGGCACAGCCGCCGCGATGCTTGGGGCGTGTCAGTTTGGTTTCGGCACGGTCGCGGCCCTGGTGATTGGCCTGACGGCGAACGGCACCGCGATGCCCATGGTCATGGTGATCGGACTGAGTAGCCTGGCAGCGATTTCGATCGCGTTCCTCACCTTCCCCGGTACTGAAGAAACGTGCCTGCAGGAAGAGGCGGCCTAG
- a CDS encoding TetR/AcrR family transcriptional regulator has product MPLRSSTSTSRSKPGRPPVYSEEERSQLLLRAAEEAFTTIGYGAATMEEIARLAGMSKKTLYALFPDKESLFEGVVGSLGDCPWENPEAPPLLPPAEELRRRLLAMVTFILSPRQIRLTRLLIAEAERTPKLAHDFHQRVISKGRQFLKEAIRQAADAGIGPKVEDYEQWSSTVLGAALARHHLSALFGKAHRAPKAQVEAQVDTALRAFGYL; this is encoded by the coding sequence ATGCCCCTGCGATCTTCCACATCGACGTCTCGCTCTAAACCAGGTCGCCCGCCGGTTTACTCGGAAGAAGAGCGATCGCAGCTCTTGTTGCGGGCAGCCGAAGAGGCATTCACCACCATCGGCTATGGAGCGGCCACCATGGAAGAGATCGCTCGCCTGGCTGGCATGTCGAAGAAGACTCTATACGCCCTCTTCCCTGATAAAGAGAGTCTGTTCGAAGGTGTCGTCGGTTCGCTGGGTGATTGCCCCTGGGAGAATCCAGAAGCGCCCCCTCTCCTTCCACCAGCTGAAGAACTCCGGCGACGCTTGCTGGCGATGGTCACGTTTATCCTCTCACCCCGCCAGATCCGTCTGACACGACTGTTGATCGCCGAAGCGGAACGGACACCGAAGCTGGCCCACGACTTCCATCAACGGGTGATCTCGAAGGGGCGACAGTTTTTGAAAGAGGCGATTCGCCAGGCAGCCGACGCAGGCATCGGCCCGAAGGTCGAAGACTACGAACAGTGGAGCTCGACCGTCTTAGGTGCGGCGTTGGCTCGCCATCATTTAAGTGCCCTGTTCGGCAAAGCCCACCGCGCCCCCAAGGCCCAGGTTGAAGCACAAGTCGACACTGCTCTGCGAGCTTTTGGCTACCTTTAG
- a CDS encoding vWA domain-containing protein — protein sequence MQPLPSQQLPASDSQSIPQIETYDEAPRGLLKRLAHSAYHSAAFLTSFIFHFALIMVLAMFTLTSQQRTQPLITVIEPDMVQDLDTFEIELDQLDVVSTEMATASMPVSEMGMAGEAIASMSAPVLQQEALDPTETVRVELSDIAMISTDSDSLIREIPSGTIGSAQEVVSNYQEAMDQITQELIWMMSKNKVLVIWLFDQSESMKDDQQRIRERIGRVYTEIGLTEEGQGDVLTTAVTSYGQGFQQLTQAPTSNLSEIQSAIDAIQIDQSGEEMACSAVMEALSRHRKYAQIADRKVALIMVTDESGNMNDNGAQLENAIKMAQQMDCRLFVMGREAMFGYPYAHYEWRHPFSGEMHLLRIDRGPETAYVEQLQTDGYGKRWDAMTSGFGPYEQVRLAKETGGRFFMLPGQEDDIHYVTDRKYDAKTMDFYRPDLRPRAAQVAEIKGDALKSLVTNVVYDLNPFQEDRKEVLTIRHWYSKDPDEMAKQVRKEQADVIPYGQYLDKAIKVLEKNRDLRDASTSLRWQANYDLMLGQLYAYRCRAYEYVVSSEMFLKNPTPPDPKREPYMEFRGWELRTNSKLVAADKTQDDADRAKELLTFVTKEYAGTPWATRAAWEVKRGFGSGLRPYYFDTRRRKSDKKVPIPKL from the coding sequence ATGCAACCACTCCCCTCGCAGCAATTGCCTGCTTCGGACAGCCAATCCATTCCCCAAATCGAAACCTACGACGAAGCTCCGCGCGGGCTACTGAAGCGTTTGGCTCACTCGGCCTACCATTCGGCCGCGTTCCTGACGTCATTCATCTTTCACTTTGCGTTGATCATGGTGTTGGCGATGTTCACGCTGACCAGCCAACAACGCACGCAACCGCTGATCACGGTTATCGAGCCGGACATGGTCCAAGACCTGGATACGTTCGAGATCGAACTCGACCAGCTCGACGTCGTCTCGACCGAGATGGCGACCGCCAGCATGCCGGTGTCGGAAATGGGCATGGCCGGAGAAGCGATCGCTTCGATGTCGGCCCCGGTCCTGCAGCAAGAGGCCCTCGATCCGACCGAGACGGTTCGCGTCGAGCTATCCGACATCGCCATGATCTCAACCGACAGCGATTCGCTCATCCGCGAGATTCCCTCTGGCACGATCGGCTCGGCTCAGGAAGTGGTCTCGAACTATCAGGAAGCGATGGACCAGATCACCCAGGAACTGATCTGGATGATGTCAAAGAACAAGGTTCTAGTGATCTGGCTCTTCGACCAGTCGGAAAGCATGAAGGATGACCAGCAGCGAATCCGCGAACGCATCGGTCGTGTCTACACCGAGATCGGCCTGACGGAAGAAGGCCAGGGCGACGTGTTGACCACAGCGGTAACCAGTTACGGCCAAGGCTTCCAGCAACTCACCCAGGCCCCCACTTCCAACCTTTCTGAAATTCAGTCGGCGATCGATGCGATTCAGATCGATCAGTCTGGCGAAGAGATGGCCTGTTCCGCTGTGATGGAAGCCTTGTCGCGGCATCGTAAGTATGCCCAGATCGCCGATCGTAAGGTGGCGTTGATCATGGTCACCGACGAAAGCGGCAACATGAATGATAACGGTGCCCAGCTCGAAAACGCCATCAAGATGGCACAGCAAATGGACTGCCGCTTGTTCGTGATGGGGCGCGAAGCGATGTTTGGCTATCCCTATGCCCACTACGAATGGCGTCACCCATTCAGTGGTGAAATGCATCTGCTGAGGATCGATCGCGGGCCCGAAACGGCCTACGTCGAACAGCTTCAAACCGATGGCTATGGCAAACGCTGGGATGCGATGACCAGCGGGTTTGGTCCGTACGAACAAGTCCGTCTGGCCAAAGAAACAGGTGGCCGCTTCTTCATGCTGCCAGGGCAAGAGGACGACATCCACTACGTCACCGACCGCAAGTACGACGCCAAGACGATGGACTTCTATCGCCCTGACCTGCGACCTCGCGCCGCCCAGGTTGCCGAGATCAAGGGAGACGCCCTGAAGAGCCTGGTAACGAATGTTGTGTACGACCTGAATCCATTCCAGGAAGACCGCAAGGAAGTGCTGACCATTCGCCATTGGTACAGCAAAGATCCCGACGAAATGGCCAAGCAGGTTCGCAAAGAACAAGCCGACGTGATCCCATACGGGCAATATCTCGACAAGGCAATCAAGGTTCTCGAAAAGAACCGCGACCTGCGTGATGCGTCGACCTCGCTGCGCTGGCAAGCAAACTACGACCTGATGCTCGGGCAGCTGTATGCCTACCGCTGTCGAGCCTATGAGTATGTCGTCAGCAGCGAGATGTTCCTGAAGAACCCAACTCCGCCCGATCCGAAGCGTGAACCTTACATGGAGTTCCGCGGCTGGGAACTACGAACGAACTCGAAACTGGTCGCCGCCGACAAGACGCAGGACGACGCCGATCGGGCGAAGGAACTTCTCACCTTCGTAACCAAAGAATACGCCGGAACCCCATGGGCAACGCGAGCTGCCTGGGAAGTCAAACGCGGCTTCGGCTCTGGCCTGCGTCCGTACTACTTCGATACCCGTCGTCGCAAGAGCGACAAGAAAGTGCCGATTCCGAAGCTGTAA
- the ilvB gene encoding biosynthetic-type acetolactate synthase large subunit yields the protein MLGADIMIESLVRHGVEVLFAYPGGCSMPLHQALTRYKDKIRTILPRHEQGGCFAAQGIARTTGKVGVAMATSGPGATNLVTAIADAKLDSIPLVAISAQVPRAVIGSDAFQETPIVEVCRGITKHHYLVTDIKDLCRIMKEAFHIATTGRPGPVLIDIPKDVQLEQCVPDWDCKMNLPGYNIQPRLAKPEQIRQVAAAIKRAKRPVIYAGGGVITSGASEELRELVKKTGIPITMTVMGLGAYPNADPLSLDMLGMHGTVYANLAVSECDLLIGLGVRFDDRVTGKLTEFAKDAKIVHIDIDPSELNKNKQAHIPIVSDLKPALQMLNEVVEAPEDISDWVAHCQKMKKDDPLTYNKEFEGILQQHAIAELSRLTQDRETIISVGVGQHQMWAAQFYQFKKPRTWLSSSGLGTMGFGLPAAMGAQAANPNALCIDIEGDGSFQMNIQELATCFCEKLPVKVLLVNNQHLGMVVQWEDRFMAGNRAHTYLGPIDHDEWEGKGNDIYPVERYPDFVQIAKGYGCGAATISKKSELIPALEEMINYDGPYVLDVAVPYQEHVLPMIPSGMTVKEMIKS from the coding sequence ATGCTGGGCGCCGACATTATGATCGAATCGCTGGTACGACATGGCGTAGAAGTACTCTTTGCTTACCCGGGCGGTTGCAGCATGCCGCTACACCAGGCGTTGACCCGCTACAAGGACAAGATCCGCACGATCTTGCCACGTCACGAACAAGGTGGTTGCTTCGCGGCCCAGGGCATCGCTCGTACGACCGGTAAGGTCGGTGTGGCCATGGCTACCAGCGGTCCAGGTGCCACCAATCTGGTGACCGCGATTGCCGACGCCAAGCTCGACAGCATTCCGCTGGTCGCGATCAGCGCCCAGGTGCCTCGCGCCGTCATCGGTAGCGACGCCTTCCAGGAAACGCCGATCGTTGAAGTTTGTCGTGGTATTACCAAGCATCACTACCTGGTGACCGACATCAAAGATCTGTGTCGGATCATGAAGGAAGCTTTCCACATTGCCACGACCGGACGTCCTGGTCCTGTGCTGATCGACATTCCGAAGGACGTTCAGCTGGAACAGTGTGTGCCTGACTGGGACTGCAAGATGAACCTGCCGGGCTACAACATCCAGCCTCGTCTGGCCAAGCCAGAACAGATTCGTCAGGTCGCAGCCGCCATCAAGCGAGCCAAACGCCCGGTGATCTACGCCGGTGGTGGTGTGATCACGTCCGGTGCTTCGGAAGAGCTGCGTGAGTTGGTCAAGAAGACAGGCATTCCGATCACCATGACCGTGATGGGCCTGGGCGCTTACCCGAACGCCGATCCGCTGTCGCTCGACATGCTGGGCATGCATGGTACCGTTTACGCCAACCTGGCGGTGAGCGAGTGCGACTTGCTGATCGGTTTAGGCGTTCGTTTCGACGACCGCGTCACCGGCAAGCTGACGGAATTCGCCAAGGACGCCAAGATCGTTCACATCGATATCGATCCGAGCGAACTGAACAAGAACAAGCAGGCTCATATTCCGATCGTCAGCGATCTGAAGCCTGCCTTGCAGATGCTGAACGAAGTGGTCGAAGCTCCTGAAGACATCTCGGACTGGGTTGCCCATTGCCAGAAGATGAAGAAGGACGATCCGTTGACCTACAACAAAGAGTTCGAAGGCATTCTGCAGCAGCACGCCATTGCCGAGCTGTCGCGTTTGACCCAGGATCGCGAAACGATCATCTCGGTCGGCGTTGGTCAGCACCAGATGTGGGCTGCCCAGTTCTATCAGTTCAAGAAGCCACGCACGTGGCTGTCGAGCAGCGGTCTGGGAACGATGGGCTTCGGTCTTCCGGCAGCCATGGGTGCCCAGGCAGCCAACCCCAATGCCCTATGCATCGACATCGAAGGGGACGGCAGTTTCCAGATGAACATCCAGGAACTGGCGACCTGCTTCTGCGAAAAGCTGCCAGTCAAGGTTCTGTTGGTGAACAACCAACACTTGGGTATGGTGGTGCAGTGGGAAGACCGCTTCATGGCTGGTAATCGTGCTCACACCTACCTCGGCCCAATCGATCACGATGAATGGGAAGGCAAGGGTAACGACATTTACCCAGTCGAACGCTACCCAGATTTCGTTCAGATCGCGAAGGGCTACGGCTGCGGTGCGGCAACGATCAGCAAGAAGAGCGAGTTGATCCCAGCTCTGGAAGAGATGATCAACTACGACGGTCCTTACGTGCTGGACGTGGCCGTTCCTTACCAGGAACATGTTCTGCCGATGATCCCAAGCGGCATGACCGTCAAAGAGATGATCAAGTCGTAG